A portion of the Celeribacter baekdonensis genome contains these proteins:
- a CDS encoding class II 3-deoxy-7-phosphoheptulonate synthase — protein MTDWVKTAWRNKPRVQMPDYTDEAALNAVEAQLAKYPPLVFAGEARTLKRDLAKASRGEAFLLQGGDCAESFSEFGGDQIRDTFKVMLQMAMVLTFGAKVPVIKVGRMAGQFAKPRSTATETSNGVELPSYRGDIINGFDFTPEARIPDPNRMLQAYTQAAASLNLLRAFSKGGFADIHRVHAWTLGFTEADEAEKYRDMANRIQDSLDFMKAAGITSENNHDLHTVDFYTSHEALLLEYEEALTRVDSTTGATIAGSGHMIWIGDRTRQPDGAHVEFCRGVQNPIGLKCGPTTTAEDLKVLMSKLNPENEAGRLTLIARFGAGKVADHLPRLIETVKAEGAKVVWSCDPMHGNTIKSDSGYKTRPFEMVLAEVQEFFATHRDHGTIPGGVHFEMTGKDVTECTGGLRAVTDENLADRYHTACDPRLNASQALELAFLVAEELQKGQAPEEIAVSA, from the coding sequence ATGACGGATTGGGTGAAAACCGCATGGCGCAACAAACCGCGTGTGCAAATGCCCGACTATACGGACGAGGCTGCGCTGAACGCTGTTGAGGCTCAGCTTGCCAAATATCCGCCGCTCGTTTTTGCGGGGGAAGCGCGCACACTCAAACGCGATCTGGCGAAAGCGTCGCGCGGCGAGGCGTTTTTGTTGCAGGGCGGCGATTGCGCCGAAAGCTTTTCCGAGTTCGGCGGCGATCAGATCCGCGACACGTTCAAAGTGATGCTGCAAATGGCGATGGTGCTGACCTTTGGCGCGAAAGTGCCGGTGATTAAGGTTGGTCGCATGGCCGGGCAATTTGCCAAACCGCGCTCGACGGCAACCGAAACGTCCAATGGCGTCGAATTGCCGAGCTACCGCGGCGACATCATCAACGGCTTTGACTTTACGCCCGAAGCGCGCATCCCGGATCCAAACCGGATGCTTCAGGCCTACACCCAAGCCGCCGCCTCGCTGAACCTGCTGCGCGCCTTTTCCAAAGGTGGTTTCGCAGATATTCACCGGGTGCATGCTTGGACTCTGGGCTTCACCGAGGCCGACGAAGCCGAGAAATACCGCGATATGGCCAATCGCATCCAAGATTCCCTGGATTTCATGAAAGCGGCGGGGATCACATCCGAGAACAATCACGACCTGCATACGGTGGATTTCTACACCTCGCATGAGGCGCTTTTGTTGGAATATGAAGAGGCGTTGACCCGTGTGGACAGCACCACGGGCGCGACGATCGCGGGCTCAGGTCACATGATCTGGATCGGTGACCGAACCCGTCAGCCGGACGGTGCGCATGTGGAATTCTGTCGTGGCGTGCAAAACCCGATCGGGTTGAAATGCGGCCCCACGACCACCGCCGAAGACCTTAAGGTCTTGATGTCTAAACTGAACCCGGAAAACGAGGCGGGCCGTTTGACCCTGATCGCGCGGTTCGGGGCGGGCAAAGTCGCCGATCATTTGCCACGTCTGATTGAGACGGTCAAAGCCGAAGGTGCCAAGGTCGTTTGGTCCTGTGACCCGATGCATGGCAACACGATCAAATCGGACAGCGGCTATAAAACCCGCCCGTTTGAAATGGTTCTGGCCGAAGTGCAGGAGTTCTTTGCCACGCACCGTGACCATGGCACCATCCCGGGTGGCGTGCATTTCGAGATGACCGGCAAGGACGTGACCGAATGCACCGGCGGCCTGCGCGCTGTGACAGACGAGAACCTCGCGGACCGCTATCATACCGCCTGTGATCCGCGTCTGAACGCCTCGCAAGCACTGGAATTGGCGTTCCTTGTGGCCGAAGAGCTGCAAAAAGGCCAAGCGCCAGAAGAGATCGCTGTTTCTGCGTAA
- a CDS encoding GNAT family N-acetyltransferase, translating into MTKITYAIEPDLSSKEFLAVLHGSTLAERRPVDDPARIAGMLAGADLIVTARDEAGRLVGVARSVTDWHYCLYCSDLAVLIDMQGHGIGKALLAETVNAAPKVKTHLLLSAPKAMSFYQAAGYEAIENGFVFHRG; encoded by the coding sequence ATGACCAAAATCACCTATGCCATTGAACCCGACCTGTCCTCAAAGGAATTTCTTGCCGTGTTGCACGGCTCGACTTTGGCCGAGCGGCGTCCGGTCGATGATCCAGCGCGGATTGCCGGGATGTTGGCCGGGGCGGATTTGATCGTCACCGCGCGTGATGAGGCCGGGCGTTTGGTCGGTGTGGCGCGTTCGGTCACCGATTGGCACTATTGCCTCTATTGTTCCGATCTGGCCGTGCTCATTGACATGCAGGGCCATGGCATCGGCAAGGCGCTTTTGGCGGAAACGGTGAACGCCGCGCCAAAGGTCAAAACCCACCTGTTGCTCTCGGCACCGAAAGCGATGAGCTTTTATCAGGCGGCAGGCTATGAGGCGATTGAAAACGGCTTTGTGTTTCATCGCGGCTGA
- a CDS encoding ABC transporter ATP-binding protein, translated as MNFLHASEMRGGYGSGADILHGCTLTVQKGEIAVIVGPNGAGKSTAMKAVFGMLNLREGHVHLDGQDITKLSPQERVYKGMGFVPQTHNIFPTMTVRENLEMGAFIRNDDIEETIEQVYELFPAVKDKRNQNAGELSGGQRQQVAVGRALMTQPKLLMLDEPTAGVSPIVMDELFDRIIEVARTGISILMVEQNARQALEIADKGYVLVQGANAYTDTGAALLANPEVRRTFLGANRWISSTPSWPSPISF; from the coding sequence ATGAATTTCCTCCACGCAAGTGAGATGCGCGGCGGCTATGGCTCTGGTGCGGATATTCTGCATGGCTGTACCCTGACCGTGCAAAAAGGTGAGATCGCCGTCATCGTTGGTCCCAATGGCGCCGGCAAATCCACCGCGATGAAGGCGGTGTTTGGCATGTTGAACCTACGCGAGGGCCATGTGCATCTCGATGGGCAAGACATCACCAAATTGTCGCCGCAAGAACGCGTCTATAAAGGCATGGGCTTTGTGCCGCAGACCCACAATATTTTCCCGACTATGACGGTGCGCGAGAATTTGGAGATGGGCGCGTTCATTCGCAATGACGACATCGAAGAGACGATCGAACAGGTCTATGAGCTGTTTCCGGCGGTGAAAGACAAGCGCAACCAAAACGCGGGCGAGCTCTCTGGGGGGCAACGCCAACAGGTCGCTGTCGGTCGCGCGTTGATGACCCAACCGAAATTGCTGATGCTCGATGAACCGACGGCAGGCGTCTCACCCATCGTGATGGACGAGCTGTTTGACCGGATCATCGAGGTCGCCCGCACTGGAATTTCCATCCTCATGGTCGAACAAAATGCCCGACAAGCGCTTGAAATCGCGGACAAAGGCTATGTCCTTGTCCAAGGCGCCAATGCTTACACCGACACGGGGGCAGCCCTTTTGGCCAACCCCGAAGTCCGTCGTACATTCTTGGGGGCTAACAGATGGATATCCTCAACGCCCTCGTGGCCTTCGCCAATTTCGTTCTGA
- a CDS encoding PAS domain-containing protein, which yields MKIEYVSGSNIVSLMPRRNDMHFPALKTVEAYWEGLRNGRPVPARSEIDPRGMQSALEYAFILERIALGVARFRLAGMHLTDLMGMEVRGMPLTAMFVPESRAKISEALEAVFETPQITVITLKAERGIGRGAMDAQLLLCPLKSDLGDVNRVLGCIQSKGEIGRQPRRFEVVDVQSRPLLSDNPTEQSFATTPAGTPVPAGFAEAKKAYEDHTAKGADKAEAAPHAAAPQRPKGKPVLRLIKAEE from the coding sequence ATGAAAATCGAATATGTCAGTGGCTCCAATATCGTGTCCCTCATGCCGCGCCGGAACGACATGCATTTCCCGGCCCTCAAAACGGTCGAAGCCTATTGGGAAGGTCTGCGCAATGGCCGCCCCGTCCCCGCCCGCTCAGAAATTGATCCGCGCGGCATGCAATCGGCGCTCGAATATGCCTTTATCCTAGAACGAATTGCTCTGGGCGTGGCGCGGTTTCGTTTGGCCGGGATGCATCTGACCGACTTGATGGGCATGGAAGTGCGCGGGATGCCGTTGACGGCAATGTTTGTGCCCGAAAGCCGCGCCAAGATTTCCGAGGCTTTGGAAGCCGTGTTTGAAACGCCGCAAATCACCGTCATCACGCTCAAAGCCGAACGTGGCATTGGCCGTGGCGCGATGGATGCCCAGCTTTTGCTCTGCCCGCTCAAATCCGATCTGGGTGATGTGAACCGCGTTTTGGGCTGTATCCAGTCCAAAGGCGAGATTGGCCGTCAACCGCGCCGTTTTGAAGTGGTCGATGTGCAAAGCCGCCCGTTGCTCTCGGACAACCCGACCGAGCAAAGCTTTGCCACCACCCCGGCAGGCACCCCCGTGCCCGCGGGGTTTGCAGAGGCGAAAAAGGCCTATGAGGATCATACCGCGAAAGGCGCAGACAAAGCCGAGGCCGCACCTCACGCCGCCGCCCCGCAGCGCCCGAAAGGCAAACCGGTTTTGCGCCTGATCAAGGCCGAAGAGTAA
- a CDS encoding ABC transporter substrate-binding protein has translation MKKLLLASTAATLFSGLLSGAAFAEDVKVGVILGYTGPIESLTPDMAASAELAFKEISDSGMFLDGSTITPVRADSTCVDAAAASAAAERLITSDGIVAIMGADCSGVTGAILSNVAVPNGVVMISPSATSPGLSTVEDNDLFFRTSPSDARQGAVLADVLKENGITSVAVTYTNSDYGKGLSDAFAASYDGEITINTSHEDGKADYSAEIAALASAGGDMLVVLGYVDQGGKGIIQAAADTGAFDSFLLGDGMYGDSLIADLGDVVEGSIGIVPWAEGAGTDAFNALGEAAGINVSSAYTRESYDAGALIALAMAKGGAATKDAVAANVLDVANAPGEPILPGELDKALKILSEGGDINYVGATNVELIGPGEAAGSYRYYTIKDGAFETVSIR, from the coding sequence ATGAAGAAGCTGCTTTTGGCATCCACCGCCGCAACCCTTTTCTCCGGCCTTTTGTCCGGCGCGGCTTTTGCCGAAGACGTCAAAGTCGGTGTGATCCTTGGTTACACAGGCCCAATTGAATCGCTGACCCCGGACATGGCCGCAAGCGCGGAATTGGCGTTTAAAGAAATCAGCGACAGCGGGATGTTTCTGGACGGTTCGACCATCACCCCCGTGCGTGCCGACAGCACCTGTGTCGATGCCGCCGCCGCGTCTGCGGCCGCCGAGCGCTTGATCACCTCTGACGGCATTGTTGCCATCATGGGGGCGGATTGTTCTGGCGTCACCGGTGCGATCCTGTCCAACGTGGCCGTGCCCAATGGTGTGGTGATGATCTCTCCGTCTGCCACCTCGCCGGGGCTGAGCACCGTCGAAGACAATGACCTGTTCTTCCGCACCTCCCCGTCTGACGCGCGTCAAGGCGCTGTTTTGGCTGATGTTTTGAAAGAAAACGGCATTACATCGGTGGCTGTGACCTATACCAACTCCGATTACGGCAAAGGCCTGTCGGATGCTTTCGCCGCGTCTTATGACGGCGAAATCACCATCAACACCTCGCATGAAGACGGCAAAGCCGATTATTCTGCCGAAATCGCCGCGCTGGCCTCCGCTGGTGGCGACATGCTCGTGGTGTTGGGCTACGTCGACCAAGGCGGCAAAGGCATCATCCAAGCCGCAGCCGACACCGGCGCATTTGACAGCTTCCTCTTGGGCGACGGCATGTATGGCGACAGCTTGATCGCGGATCTGGGGGATGTGGTCGAAGGCTCCATCGGGATCGTGCCATGGGCCGAAGGTGCGGGCACCGACGCGTTCAACGCTTTGGGTGAAGCAGCTGGCATCAACGTGTCCTCCGCTTATACCCGCGAATCCTATGATGCGGGCGCTTTGATCGCTTTGGCCATGGCCAAGGGCGGTGCGGCAACCAAAGACGCCGTGGCGGCCAACGTCTTGGATGTGGCCAACGCACCGGGCGAGCCGATCTTGCCGGGCGAATTGGACAAGGCGCTCAAAATCCTCTCCGAAGGTGGCGACATCAACTATGTCGGCGCAACCAATGTGGAATTGATCGGACCGGGTGAGGCCGCTGGCTCCTACCGCTACTACACGATCAAAGACGGCGCGTTTGAAACCGTTTCGATCCGCTAA
- a CDS encoding branched-chain amino acid ABC transporter permease, translating to MDILNALVAFANFVLIPATAYGAQLALGALGVTLIYGVLRFSNFAHGETMSFGAMIVVLVTALFQSWGISLGPLPTALLALPFGILVTALLLLTTDRVVYKFYRKVKAAPVMLVIVSTGVMFVMNGLVRMVVGTEDRRFADGARFLVNARDFKAWSGLDEGLAIKTTQVITVVVALITVAALFWFLNKTRTGKSMRAFSDNEDLALLSGINPERVVTITWLLVAALATIAGALYGLDKSFKPFIYQQLLLPVFAAAIVGGIGNPLGAIAGGFVIAFSEVTLTYAFKKVLTYLSPDSWSPDGLVQLLSTDYKFAVSFAILIIVLLFKPTGLFKGQSI from the coding sequence ATGGATATCCTCAACGCCCTCGTGGCCTTCGCCAATTTCGTTCTGATCCCCGCCACGGCCTACGGCGCACAGCTTGCGCTTGGGGCTTTGGGCGTGACGCTGATTTACGGCGTGCTTAGGTTTTCAAACTTTGCCCATGGTGAAACCATGTCCTTTGGCGCGATGATCGTTGTCTTGGTCACGGCGCTGTTCCAAAGCTGGGGCATCTCGCTTGGGCCGCTGCCAACCGCCCTTCTCGCCCTGCCCTTTGGCATCTTGGTCACGGCGCTGTTGTTGCTGACCACCGACCGCGTGGTTTACAAATTCTACCGCAAAGTCAAAGCCGCCCCCGTCATGTTGGTCATCGTCTCCACCGGGGTGATGTTCGTCATGAACGGCCTCGTGCGCATGGTCGTGGGCACAGAAGACCGCCGCTTCGCCGATGGGGCACGCTTCCTCGTCAATGCCCGCGATTTCAAGGCCTGGTCGGGCTTGGATGAGGGGCTTGCGATCAAAACCACCCAAGTCATCACCGTCGTTGTCGCCTTGATCACCGTGGCTGCGCTGTTTTGGTTTTTGAACAAAACCCGCACCGGGAAATCCATGCGCGCCTTCTCGGATAACGAAGATTTGGCGCTCTTGTCCGGTATCAACCCGGAGCGTGTGGTCACGATCACATGGCTTTTGGTTGCCGCTTTGGCCACCATCGCGGGCGCGCTTTACGGTTTGGACAAATCGTTCAAACCCTTTATTTATCAACAGCTTCTCTTGCCGGTCTTTGCCGCCGCCATCGTCGGGGGCATCGGCAATCCGCTGGGCGCGATTGCCGGCGGGTTTGTCATTGCCTTTTCCGAGGTGACGCTGACCTACGCGTTCAAAAAGGTGCTCACCTATCTCAGCCCAGACAGTTGGAGCCCGGACGGTTTGGTGCAGCTTTTGTCGACGGATTACAAATTCGCCGTCTCTTTCGCCATCCTGATCATCGTGTTGTTGTTCAAACCCACGGGTCTCTTTAAGGGGCAATCGATATGA
- a CDS encoding nucleotidyltransferase family protein has product MRLLAGICAAGNSSRMGFDKLSTPPSLHAPDTLLRRAITAAKGHDILVALPPDTHPYFASRRAILRPSDAFICVEQADEGLSATLKSLAQAAISGGYDGFITMLADLPFVTAAHLETLVVLFETFEGTQIVRAMSQSGRDGHPVIFPASVLPEFETLTGDHGAQDLIAKYGAKRVEMPSEAATWDMDTVEDWRQM; this is encoded by the coding sequence ATGCGGTTGCTTGCGGGAATTTGTGCGGCTGGGAATTCCTCTCGGATGGGGTTTGACAAACTGTCGACCCCGCCGTCCCTGCATGCGCCCGACACGCTGTTGCGCCGGGCCATTACGGCGGCAAAGGGCCATGATATTTTGGTCGCTTTGCCGCCGGATACCCATCCGTATTTCGCCAGCCGTCGGGCGATCTTGCGTCCGAGCGATGCCTTTATCTGTGTAGAACAGGCCGATGAGGGCCTGTCTGCCACGCTCAAATCCCTCGCCCAAGCGGCGATTTCAGGCGGCTATGACGGGTTCATCACGATGCTCGCCGACTTGCCTTTTGTCACAGCCGCACATCTGGAAACCTTGGTTGTGCTGTTTGAAACCTTTGAGGGGACGCAGATTGTGCGGGCAATGAGTCAAAGCGGGCGCGATGGTCACCCGGTGATCTTTCCCGCATCCGTCCTGCCCGAATTTGAGACCCTGACAGGCGATCACGGCGCACAGGACTTGATTGCCAAATACGGTGCCAAACGGGTGGAGATGCCCTCCGAGGCGGCGACTTGGGACATGGATACAGTGGAAGATTGGCGTCAAATGTGA
- a CDS encoding branched-chain amino acid ABC transporter permease yields the protein MTKSNGTKSRAPLYFLVMALLIAAVGLLQSWNSALSILNMGLISAIMALGVNLQWGYAGLFNVGVMGFVALGGLAVVLTSMPPVPAAWSAGGGRIIAALVVGVAIIAGAAMLWKKMPKGRARGLVLTAILILGFFLFRFLLDPAVAAIEAVDPAVSGYLGGLGLPVILAWPVGGILAAGAAWLVAKTALGLRSDYLAIATLGIAEIILAVMKNEDWLSRGVKNVNGLPRPVPNEIDLQTAQWFLDMMTRFGMDPTTGSSIFVKLLYALLFLAVIILIVTAMELALKSPWGRMMRAIRDNETAAEAMGKNVTGRHLQIFVLGAAIIGVAGAMMTTLDGQLTPTTYQPLRYTFLVWVMVIVGGSGNNWGAVLGGMLIWFLWIEVEPIGAWVVNVITSGMDDGSTFKAGLIERVAYMRYLTMGVILLVVLRFSPRGLLPEK from the coding sequence ATGACAAAATCGAATGGAACAAAATCTCGCGCGCCTCTGTACTTTCTCGTGATGGCCCTGCTGATCGCGGCGGTTGGCCTGTTACAATCATGGAACTCCGCCCTGTCCATCCTCAACATGGGGCTGATCTCTGCGATCATGGCCTTGGGGGTGAACCTGCAATGGGGCTATGCGGGGCTGTTTAACGTCGGCGTCATGGGCTTTGTCGCCTTGGGCGGCTTGGCCGTTGTGCTGACCTCGATGCCACCCGTCCCCGCCGCATGGTCTGCGGGCGGTGGGCGCATCATCGCCGCGCTTGTGGTCGGTGTCGCGATCATCGCTGGTGCTGCCATGCTGTGGAAAAAGATGCCAAAGGGCCGGGCGCGCGGTTTGGTTTTGACCGCGATTTTGATCCTTGGGTTCTTCCTGTTCCGCTTCCTTTTGGACCCGGCGGTTGCGGCGATTGAAGCCGTCGATCCGGCGGTTTCTGGCTATCTCGGCGGGCTTGGTTTGCCGGTGATTTTGGCATGGCCCGTCGGCGGGATTTTGGCGGCGGGCGCAGCTTGGCTTGTGGCCAAAACCGCGCTGGGGCTGCGCTCCGATTATCTGGCCATCGCCACGCTGGGCATCGCCGAGATCATCCTTGCGGTGATGAAAAACGAAGACTGGCTGTCGCGCGGCGTCAAAAACGTCAACGGGTTGCCGCGTCCCGTCCCGAATGAAATCGACCTGCAAACCGCGCAATGGTTTTTGGACATGATGACCCGGTTTGGCATGGACCCAACCACAGGGTCGTCGATTTTTGTCAAACTTCTCTACGCCTTGCTGTTTCTGGCGGTGATTATTCTCATCGTCACTGCAATGGAATTGGCGCTCAAAAGCCCGTGGGGACGGATGATGCGCGCGATCCGTGACAACGAGACGGCCGCCGAAGCCATGGGCAAAAACGTCACCGGGCGACACTTGCAAATCTTCGTGTTGGGGGCGGCGATCATCGGCGTTGCGGGCGCGATGATGACCACGCTTGACGGCCAGCTCACCCCCACCACCTACCAACCGCTGCGCTACACTTTCCTTGTTTGGGTCATGGTGATTGTCGGCGGATCGGGCAACAACTGGGGCGCGGTGTTGGGCGGCATGTTGATTTGGTTCCTGTGGATCGAGGTCGAACCGATTGGCGCGTGGGTCGTCAATGTGATCACCTCGGGTATGGACGACGGCTCGACGTTTAAGGCCGGATTGATCGAACGCGTGGCCTATATGCGCTATCTGACCATGGGTGTGATCCTTTTGGTCGTGTTGCGGTTTTCACCGCGCGGGCTGTTGCCAGAAAAATAG
- a CDS encoding ABC transporter ATP-binding protein — protein sequence MIEVRDLHMHFGGFRAVDGASLTLEQGTITGLIGPNGAGKTSLFNCIAGVLTPTSGQVLFDGEDITGLKPHQLFAKGILRTFQIAHEFSSMTVRENLMMVPAGQTGETLVNAWFKRKQIAAEERALREKADEVLEFLTISHIADLKAGEISGGQKKLLELGRTMMVDAKMVFLDEVGAGVNRTLLYTIGDAIKRLNTERGYTFCMIEHDMEFIKQLCDPVIVMAEGKVMATGTASEIMRNEAVIEAYLGTGVKNKTAATVTEGTE from the coding sequence ATGATCGAAGTGCGTGATCTGCACATGCATTTCGGCGGTTTTCGGGCCGTGGACGGGGCTTCGCTCACGCTTGAGCAAGGCACGATCACTGGGCTCATCGGGCCCAATGGCGCGGGAAAAACGTCGCTTTTCAACTGCATCGCCGGGGTTTTGACCCCGACCTCAGGGCAGGTTTTGTTTGACGGTGAGGACATCACCGGCCTCAAACCGCACCAACTCTTTGCCAAGGGCATTTTACGCACGTTCCAAATCGCGCATGAGTTCTCAAGCATGACGGTGCGTGAAAATTTGATGATGGTGCCTGCGGGGCAAACAGGAGAGACGCTGGTCAATGCCTGGTTCAAACGCAAACAGATCGCTGCCGAGGAACGCGCCCTGCGTGAAAAGGCCGACGAGGTCCTTGAGTTTCTGACCATTTCTCATATCGCGGATTTGAAAGCGGGCGAGATTTCCGGCGGTCAGAAAAAGCTTTTAGAACTGGGCCGCACGATGATGGTCGATGCAAAAATGGTGTTTCTTGATGAGGTTGGCGCAGGCGTGAACCGCACGCTGCTGTACACGATTGGCGATGCGATCAAGCGCCTGAACACTGAGCGCGGCTATACGTTTTGCATGATCGAACATGACATGGAGTTCATCAAACAGCTGTGCGATCCGGTCATTGTGATGGCCGAGGGCAAAGTGATGGCGACGGGCACGGCCAGCGAGATCATGAGGAATGAGGCGGTGATCGAGGCCTATTTGGGCACAGGCGTGAAAAACAAAACCGCCGCAACTGTGACGGAGGGGACCGAATGA
- a CDS encoding MFS transporter: MAKFFQSLWSPMTFRPLHRVILASGLTNLADGIATVAWAWLASLLTRDPVWIALVPVALRLPWALCAIPAGIITDRADRRVLILQMDALRALAFLAVGVAIISALPLAPAPARGISNMGLFWAILCGASVVGVAEVFRDNAAQTMLPTLVPHAELETANGRLWSVELIGNALIGPAFGAMLIGFALPAPFLFNALSYFAAIFLVLRIKGVFRAAGPRVRDWRAELKEGVAFLRAAPLLRSLAWITGVWNLLFHMMMIALVLHVQENLGLNAQIYGLILASGAVGGILGGWLAGPIIRLFGPTRSAQLALLASAPIFLVIAIAPGPVSLGLTLAVFEFFGLIWNTVSVSYRQRAIPDVLLGRVNSLYRLFAWGMMPIGLVLSGLIARGAQSVVDRETAVLMPMLVAALGAFSLAFVGWKALGRGFGAT; the protein is encoded by the coding sequence TTGGCGAAGTTTTTTCAATCACTTTGGAGCCCAATGACCTTTCGCCCGCTTCATCGCGTTATCCTCGCCAGTGGCCTGACCAATTTGGCCGATGGCATTGCGACCGTGGCATGGGCATGGCTCGCGTCACTGTTGACCCGCGACCCGGTGTGGATCGCTTTGGTGCCCGTGGCCTTGCGGTTGCCTTGGGCGCTCTGTGCCATTCCGGCGGGGATCATCACTGATCGCGCTGATCGGCGCGTGTTGATTTTGCAGATGGATGCCCTGCGCGCGCTGGCGTTTTTAGCGGTGGGCGTGGCGATCATCTCCGCCCTACCCCTTGCGCCCGCGCCCGCCAGAGGCATCTCCAACATGGGCCTGTTTTGGGCGATCCTCTGTGGGGCCAGCGTGGTCGGCGTCGCCGAAGTGTTTCGCGACAATGCGGCCCAAACCATGTTGCCGACGCTCGTCCCACATGCCGAACTTGAAACGGCAAATGGGCGACTTTGGAGTGTTGAACTGATTGGCAATGCGTTGATTGGACCCGCTTTCGGCGCGATGTTGATCGGCTTTGCCCTGCCCGCACCATTTCTTTTCAATGCGCTGAGCTATTTTGCGGCGATCTTTCTTGTGCTGCGGATCAAAGGCGTGTTTCGCGCGGCGGGACCGCGCGTCCGAGATTGGCGTGCGGAACTGAAAGAAGGCGTGGCCTTTTTACGCGCCGCGCCCTTGCTGCGCAGCCTCGCGTGGATCACCGGGGTTTGGAATCTGTTGTTCCATATGATGATGATCGCACTTGTTTTGCATGTTCAGGAAAACTTGGGCTTAAATGCACAGATTTACGGGCTGATTTTGGCCTCTGGGGCCGTGGGTGGTATTTTGGGCGGATGGCTTGCAGGTCCGATCATTCGCCTGTTTGGGCCAACCCGGTCGGCGCAATTGGCGTTGTTGGCCTCTGCGCCGATCTTTCTTGTCATCGCCATTGCCCCCGGCCCGGTCAGTTTGGGTCTGACACTGGCCGTGTTTGAATTTTTCGGGCTGATTTGGAACACTGTCTCCGTGTCCTATCGACAGCGCGCGATCCCAGATGTGCTTTTGGGACGGGTCAACAGCCTCTATCGGTTGTTCGCATGGGGCATGATGCCGATTGGGCTTGTGTTGTCGGGGTTGATTGCACGCGGTGCGCAGAGCGTTGTCGATCGTGAAACGGCGGTGCTGATGCCAATGTTGGTTGCGGCTCTGGGCGCGTTCAGCCTTGCTTTTGTTGGATGGAAAGCACTGGGGCGCGGTTTTGGCGCGACGTAA